The genomic DNA AGTTTGAGGCCTATATTTTTCTACCCAAGGACCGCTCATAAAATCACCATTAAATTCAAAATAATTTATGTTTTTTTATAGTAATAATTATTTTGATATGTTGGTTTTTTAATTGAATAAATCGAATTTTTTATATTATCCGAGTTTCATAATTATATATAATATCGAATATTAAGGTGTATTTAAAATGAATGGTACATGGAAACTTAGATTGAGGCTTTGGATAGTCTCTCTTTTAATGTTCGCAATTGTTTTTGCAATTATTGTGCTTGCTTGCACTCTTACAGGTTATAGATTTGGATTTGGAGGATACTTTTTAATCAGTATTGGAATTATTTTCTTGCAATACTGGTTTGGACCTTCACTTGTAAAACGCACTATGAGAGTAAGGCCTCTTTCTAAAGCAGAATCACCTAAGATTTATGCTATGGTTGAAGAGATGTCTTCAAAAGCAGGCATTCCAACACCGGAAATAGGGGTGTCCGAAATAGGAATTCCTAATGCATTTGCATATGGAAGATCAAAAGGTAGTGGACATATTGCTGTAACAGCACCAATTATAAATCTTCTTGATGATGATGAACTAAAGGCGGTTATAGGTCATGAAATAGGCCATATTAAACATAATGACATGATTGTCACTACTGTTATTAGTGTATTGCCTATGATTTGTTATTATCTTGCGTTGTCTTTCTTATTTTCAAGAGACAATAATGAAAACGCAGGTATCATGATAATTATTGGAATCGTTGGTTATGGTGCCTACCTATTGGGTCAGCTATTGGTATTGTTTGTTTCAAGAATAAGGGAATACTATGCTGATCAGGCTAGTGTGGAACTTGGAAACAAACCGTCAGCATTGGTGTCTGGACTTTATAAATTGTCCTATGGTGCGGCAAGAGCTAGTGATAAAACTATTAAGGATGTAAGTACTAACAGGGCTTTCTTTGCAAATGATATTAATCATGGTGATAGGGATGTTGCATGCTTCCAACAAATAGATTTTGATCATGATGGTAGGATATCTGATGAGGATTTAGCTAAATTCTACAGGGCGGAAGTTGTTAACTCATTTTCCGACAATTTCACAGAATTATTCTCAACACATCCTGATAGTTTAAAAAGAGCACGTAGATTGGCGGAACTTGAATTTGAAAAATAGGTGGACGATAGCTTGAAAATGATATTGGATGAACGTGGAAAAAAATACGTCCTTAAAGAAGGAAAGGAATTCCAAAGCGATTTGGGTATAGTCTCTGCCGAACAGATATCTTGTGCTGAAGTGGGTGATGAACTCAAAAGTCATTTGGACCATACTTTTAAAATCATAAAACCTACTGTAAATGATTTCATTGAAATAATGGATAGACGTTGTTCTATTTTAATTCAGAAAGATATTGGGACTGTTTTAGCTAGAACAGGTCTTGGTGCTGGGGACAGAGTTGTAGATTCTGGAACTGGTGCTGCTGCTATTGCATTGAACTTTGGAAATGTGGTAGGTGAAACAGGGCAGGTTTATACCTATGAAATTAGGGAAGACTTTGCAGAAGTTGCACGAAAAAATATAGAAAATTTCGGTATCAATAACATTGAAGTTAAAAATAAAGATATTAAAGAAGGAATTGATGAAACAGATATTGATTTAGTATTTTTAGACCTTCCGAAACCATTTGAAATATTTGAGGACGTTTATGACACTTTGAAGCTTGGAGGATGGTTGGCGGTTTATGCACCTTATATTGATCAAGCCGAAGTGGCTTATAGAGTGGCCAAAAAATTGGGATTCTTTGATATTGAAATCATTGAAACACTTGAAAGAGGTCTTGAGGTTAGACCTCAGGGAGTAAGGCCTAAAACTCGAATGGTAGGACATAGTGGATATCTTCTTTTTGCAAGAAAGCTTTAGATTTTCTGTTTTTTATTTTTTGGGGGTAATTCAATGGATGAAAAAATGGCTCTGGCGTCATGTACTGGCATGTCTGCTTTAGGATTGATTTCAAGAGCGGCTGTAAGTGATTTGGTTGGAGAAAATGAGGACCTAATTTCTATTTGCATCACATCAACGGCTTGTGATAAAAAAGCTGCTTTAAGTTTAATAAAGCGTTTTCCCATAATTGCGGTTAATGGTTGTAATAACAATTGTGTCAATAAAATTCTTGAATCTAAAGGAGTTTCTGTTAAGGAAACTGTTGATGTGAGTCAACATATTGACGATTATAATGCAAAAAATATTTCTCGATTGGGAGAAAATGAAAAACATGTTGATAGAATTAAAAATGAAATTAATAATCTAATATAATGAGTTAGATTTATTAATCTTCAATACACATATAATAACTATTTATACATAAAATCTTTTTTTAGGAGTTTTTAAATAATGGATAAGAAAATTTTAATTATTTCTATGGTGGCAATAGCAATAGTTTCTGCAGGGGCAGTGGCAGCTATTTCTATGAATTATGATCCAGAAATGAAAACTGCTAGTTTTGATGGTATTAAAATGAAAGTGCCTGTAAATGCTAAGTTTACAAAAACAGTTTCTGGATTTGAAGATACTAAATATGGAATTTCTGTGCAAACTTTCAAAAGCACTGATTCAATGTCTAATTATTTAAAATCGTTACATGGAGCAAAAATGGTTAGTTTAGCTAACTTGCCTACAAATGCAGTTGCTTTTGAACAGGGGGATT from Methanobrevibacter sp. includes the following:
- a CDS encoding M48 family metalloprotease; its protein translation is MNGTWKLRLRLWIVSLLMFAIVFAIIVLACTLTGYRFGFGGYFLISIGIIFLQYWFGPSLVKRTMRVRPLSKAESPKIYAMVEEMSSKAGIPTPEIGVSEIGIPNAFAYGRSKGSGHIAVTAPIINLLDDDELKAVIGHEIGHIKHNDMIVTTVISVLPMICYYLALSFLFSRDNNENAGIMIIIGIVGYGAYLLGQLLVLFVSRIREYYADQASVELGNKPSALVSGLYKLSYGAARASDKTIKDVSTNRAFFANDINHGDRDVACFQQIDFDHDGRISDEDLAKFYRAEVVNSFSDNFTELFSTHPDSLKRARRLAELEFEK
- a CDS encoding putative zinc-binding protein; the encoded protein is MDEKMALASCTGMSALGLISRAAVSDLVGENEDLISICITSTACDKKAALSLIKRFPIIAVNGCNNNCVNKILESKGVSVKETVDVSQHIDDYNAKNISRLGENEKHVDRIKNEINNLI
- a CDS encoding tRNA (adenine-N1)-methyltransferase; the protein is MILDERGKKYVLKEGKEFQSDLGIVSAEQISCAEVGDELKSHLDHTFKIIKPTVNDFIEIMDRRCSILIQKDIGTVLARTGLGAGDRVVDSGTGAAAIALNFGNVVGETGQVYTYEIREDFAEVARKNIENFGINNIEVKNKDIKEGIDETDIDLVFLDLPKPFEIFEDVYDTLKLGGWLAVYAPYIDQAEVAYRVAKKLGFFDIEIIETLERGLEVRPQGVRPKTRMVGHSGYLLFARKL